One genomic window of Cryptosporangium minutisporangium includes the following:
- a CDS encoding WXG100 family type VII secretion target produces the protein MAMNVTPQMLIDAAQKAENVGEGIAGQLTNLLYTIQSEGGASFQGGGGSALQGVSAQLGEQLKQILTALNTMSGNVNAASADYGTSDQEIAREIQTVGNAYNPGSGSVVTALTNG, from the coding sequence ATGGCAATGAATGTCACTCCGCAGATGCTCATCGACGCCGCGCAGAAAGCGGAGAACGTCGGTGAAGGTATCGCGGGTCAGCTGACCAACCTGCTGTACACGATCCAGTCCGAGGGTGGGGCCTCGTTCCAAGGCGGCGGCGGTTCCGCGCTCCAGGGCGTCTCCGCGCAGCTCGGCGAGCAGCTCAAGCAGATCCTCACCGCGCTGAACACGATGTCGGGCAACGTCAACGCCGCCTCCGCCGACTACGGCACCTCCGACCAGGAGATCGCGCGCGAGATCCAGACGGTCGGCAACGCCTACAACCCCGGTAGCGGCAGCGTCGTCACGGCGCTGACCAACGGCTGA
- a CDS encoding WXG100 family type VII secretion target: MPYEADDLLYNYEGISSVSGAIEAFVAQMNANLDEVDAVFRNLLANGWGGSEGAAAFQAQSAKWHSGANEMAVTLRSLSTKVGDAGINMKSLDQSVANRFGTA, translated from the coding sequence ATGCCGTACGAAGCCGATGATCTGCTCTACAACTACGAAGGCATCTCGAGCGTCTCGGGCGCGATCGAGGCGTTCGTCGCGCAGATGAATGCGAACCTCGACGAGGTCGACGCGGTGTTCCGGAACCTGCTCGCCAACGGATGGGGCGGCAGCGAAGGTGCCGCCGCGTTCCAGGCCCAGAGCGCGAAGTGGCACTCCGGCGCGAACGAGATGGCGGTGACCCTGCGGTCGCTGTCCACGAAGGTCGGCGACGCCGGGATCAACATGAAGTCGCTGGACCAGAGCGTGGCGAACCGCTTCGGCACGGCCTGA
- a CDS encoding S8 family serine peptidase, whose protein sequence is MRLTRAAAAAVVLGALLFPTSPAAAAPAAEQCAEPGTAITQVPWAQERQAPERIWPVADGSGTRVAVLASGVDAGHPQLTGRVREGENYLPGETSGADTDCEGGGTQVAGVIAAAPVQGVGFSGLAPGAAVVPYRVATSTVVENGESPESGTPATLAEAVRDATAARPDVLVVPVVTYVDDAELKAAVASAVAADIVVIAAVGDARPSGDGPALPYPAAYDGVVGVVGVNQDGALIGDGSAWPAVDLAGPGDGLVSTQIGGGLVEVAGSAIAAGYVAGTAALIRSRWPDAKAADVVRRLLATATPSAATTGNGIVNPAQAVTATMTTASPAALDAGPGEAPSAQSDDRGSTIALVAAAVLAVAAVLGVTFAVAIPRGRKRRWRPGLAPRPAEYPEDDAPAPPRMLFEDWTPRH, encoded by the coding sequence ATGAGGCTCACGCGTGCCGCGGCGGCGGCGGTCGTCCTGGGAGCGCTGCTGTTCCCGACGTCGCCCGCAGCGGCGGCGCCGGCTGCGGAGCAGTGCGCCGAGCCCGGCACCGCCATCACGCAGGTGCCCTGGGCGCAGGAGCGACAAGCGCCGGAGCGGATCTGGCCGGTCGCGGACGGCTCCGGCACCCGGGTCGCGGTGCTGGCCTCCGGAGTGGACGCCGGGCACCCGCAGCTCACCGGCCGGGTCCGCGAGGGCGAGAACTACCTGCCGGGCGAGACGTCCGGCGCCGACACCGACTGCGAGGGCGGCGGCACCCAGGTGGCCGGGGTGATCGCGGCGGCGCCCGTCCAAGGCGTCGGATTCAGCGGGCTCGCCCCTGGTGCCGCGGTGGTGCCGTACCGGGTCGCCACGTCCACGGTCGTGGAGAACGGTGAAAGCCCGGAGTCCGGCACCCCGGCCACGCTCGCCGAGGCCGTCCGGGATGCCACGGCCGCGCGCCCGGACGTCCTCGTTGTGCCGGTGGTGACCTACGTCGACGACGCCGAGCTGAAGGCCGCGGTGGCCTCCGCGGTCGCCGCCGACATCGTGGTGATCGCGGCCGTCGGGGATGCGCGCCCGTCCGGGGACGGGCCGGCGCTGCCGTACCCCGCGGCGTACGACGGGGTCGTCGGGGTCGTCGGGGTGAACCAGGACGGTGCTCTGATCGGGGACGGCAGCGCATGGCCCGCCGTCGACCTGGCCGGACCCGGCGACGGCCTGGTCTCCACGCAGATCGGCGGCGGACTGGTCGAGGTCGCCGGCAGCGCGATCGCGGCCGGCTACGTGGCGGGCACCGCCGCACTGATCCGCAGCCGCTGGCCGGACGCCAAGGCCGCCGACGTCGTGCGGCGACTCCTGGCCACCGCGACGCCGAGCGCGGCGACCACGGGCAACGGCATCGTCAACCCGGCCCAGGCCGTCACCGCGACGATGACCACGGCGTCGCCCGCCGCGCTGGACGCCGGTCCGGGAGAGGCACCGAGCGCCCAATCCGACGACCGGGGCAGCACGATCGCGCTCGTGGCCGCCGCGGTGCTGGCCGTGGCGGCGGTGCTCGGGGTGACGTTCGCGGTGGCGATCCCGCGCGGACGCAAGCGGCGTTGGCGCCCAGGACTCGCGCCGCGCCCGGCCGAGTACCCCGAGGACGACGCCCCGGCGCCCCCGCGCATGCTGTTCGAAGACTGGACCCCCAGGCACTGA
- a CDS encoding right-handed parallel beta-helix repeat-containing protein → MARTLLVSTRQHGAYPTLADALEIAESGATISIEPGEYRETVAVADSSLTLVALGEPGAVTLDATGLGRPAVSTRDATVTLRGLTLRCGDGQTVHASGGRLELTDCVLSAGYGAAITATDGAELRAGSCRITAGQYGIVCSDATGVIEACEISDVTDDGIIVRLGADPTIRTTTITRSGYRGVYVYQSGRPTLDSCEISRTGDVGVAIAYDSSPTLRSCHVHHTRGVGILVGSGCGGTIEDCRFEETAAPEILVEPGANPTISAARLTPAITTEDDGAQAEVEKLLGQLDAMVGLAAVKSEVRALIDEMQVNTWRREAGLSVGAVSHHLIFTGAPGTGKTTVARLYGQLLKSLGVLPDGTFKEVSRRDLVGQYIGHTAEKTAAVVEEATGGVLFIDEAYTLSRSSGGGADFGQEAVDMLVKLMEDRRDSLAVIVAGYTVEMSDFLDTNSGLASRFAKTLEFENYSPDELTLIAGRIAASDDYLLAPGLEDGLFEWFAGIDRGANFGNAREARKLLEGMRKAQSGRLRKLGRVPSRDDLRTLTLDDLLAATGS, encoded by the coding sequence ATGGCGCGCACGCTTCTCGTTTCGACCCGACAGCACGGGGCCTACCCCACTCTCGCGGACGCGTTGGAGATCGCCGAATCCGGCGCCACGATCTCCATCGAACCGGGGGAGTACCGGGAAACCGTGGCCGTCGCGGACTCTTCGCTCACGCTGGTCGCCCTCGGCGAGCCCGGCGCGGTCACCCTGGACGCGACCGGCCTGGGCCGTCCGGCGGTGTCGACCCGCGACGCGACCGTGACGCTGCGTGGCCTCACCCTGCGCTGCGGCGACGGGCAGACGGTGCACGCGTCCGGCGGCCGGCTGGAGCTGACCGACTGCGTGCTGTCGGCCGGTTACGGCGCCGCGATCACCGCGACCGACGGCGCGGAGCTGCGGGCCGGGTCCTGCCGGATCACCGCAGGTCAGTACGGCATCGTCTGCTCCGACGCCACCGGTGTGATCGAGGCGTGCGAGATCAGCGACGTCACCGACGACGGCATCATCGTGCGGCTCGGCGCCGACCCGACGATCCGCACCACGACGATCACGCGGAGTGGCTACCGCGGCGTCTACGTCTACCAGTCGGGCCGGCCCACGTTGGACAGTTGCGAGATCTCCCGCACCGGCGACGTCGGCGTCGCGATCGCTTACGACAGCTCCCCGACGCTGCGGTCCTGCCACGTCCACCACACGCGGGGTGTCGGCATCCTGGTCGGCAGCGGGTGCGGTGGCACGATCGAAGACTGCCGCTTCGAGGAGACCGCGGCCCCGGAGATCCTGGTCGAGCCCGGCGCGAATCCGACGATCAGCGCGGCGCGGCTGACGCCCGCGATCACGACCGAGGACGACGGGGCGCAGGCCGAGGTCGAGAAGCTACTCGGCCAGCTGGACGCGATGGTCGGGCTCGCCGCGGTCAAGAGCGAAGTCCGGGCACTCATCGACGAAATGCAGGTGAACACGTGGCGCCGGGAGGCCGGGCTGTCCGTCGGCGCCGTGAGCCACCACCTGATCTTCACCGGCGCGCCCGGCACCGGTAAGACGACGGTCGCCCGGCTCTACGGGCAGCTGCTCAAGAGCCTCGGCGTCCTGCCGGACGGGACGTTCAAGGAGGTCTCCCGCCGGGACCTGGTGGGCCAGTACATCGGCCACACCGCGGAGAAGACCGCCGCGGTCGTCGAGGAAGCGACCGGCGGCGTGCTGTTCATCGACGAGGCGTACACGCTCTCCCGGTCCAGCGGCGGCGGCGCCGACTTCGGCCAGGAGGCCGTCGACATGCTGGTGAAGCTGATGGAGGACCGCCGGGACTCGCTCGCGGTCATCGTCGCCGGTTACACCGTGGAGATGAGCGACTTCCTCGACACGAACTCCGGGTTGGCGTCCCGGTTCGCCAAGACGCTGGAGTTCGAGAACTACTCGCCGGACGAGCTGACGCTGATCGCCGGGCGGATCGCCGCCTCCGACGACTACCTGCTCGCGCCCGGTCTGGAGGACGGGCTGTTCGAGTGGTTCGCCGGCATCGACAGGGGCGCCAACTTCGGTAACGCCCGCGAGGCCCGCAAGCTGCTGGAGGGCATGCGCAAGGCGCAGTCCGGCCGGCTCCGGAAGCTCGGCCGGGTGCCGTCCCGCGACGACCTGCGCACGCTCACCCTCGACGACCTGTTGGCCGCGACCGGGTCATGA